One genomic window of Luteitalea pratensis includes the following:
- a CDS encoding sensor histidine kinase: protein MHPLLGRIVGLTVYLGLWLVLGLAAALSLAVRAGWPWVAALTGVLPLALAYGVVCLAAWYVCRAFPLQGARSLGRVLLAQGAAASITSATWVGFAQWWLRAQLPAQPFWSRDATLLLFVAGVLLFLFSAAVHYVFLALEDRETARRQALESAVLAREAELRALRAQVNPHFLFNSLHSIGSLAGTRPAAARDMCIALGEFLRQSLRLGGLAGVPLQQEVDLMAQYLAIEQVRFGERLQVQVDVDPRAGSTLVPPLLLQPLVENAIKHGVAGLLEGGLVSIAARRESDRCVVTVANLFDPEGTPRAGTGTGVRNVRDRLAMHFGATASFDARVEGDRFTVTLTYPCEQIAGRAGE, encoded by the coding sequence GTGCATCCGCTCCTCGGGCGCATCGTCGGCCTGACCGTCTACCTGGGGTTGTGGCTCGTGCTCGGCCTCGCCGCCGCGCTGTCGCTGGCGGTCCGCGCCGGCTGGCCGTGGGTGGCCGCGCTCACGGGCGTCCTGCCGCTTGCGCTGGCGTACGGCGTGGTGTGCCTGGCGGCGTGGTATGTGTGCCGCGCCTTCCCGCTGCAGGGCGCCAGGTCGCTCGGGCGCGTGCTCCTCGCGCAAGGAGCGGCGGCCTCGATCACGAGCGCCACCTGGGTGGGGTTCGCGCAGTGGTGGCTGCGGGCACAATTGCCGGCGCAGCCGTTCTGGTCGCGTGACGCGACGCTGCTGTTGTTCGTGGCGGGTGTGCTGCTGTTCCTCTTCTCCGCGGCCGTGCACTACGTGTTTCTCGCGCTGGAGGACCGGGAGACCGCACGCCGGCAAGCGCTCGAGTCGGCGGTGCTCGCCCGCGAAGCGGAACTGCGCGCGTTGCGTGCCCAGGTCAACCCGCATTTCCTCTTCAACAGCCTGCACTCGATCGGATCGCTCGCGGGCACGCGGCCGGCAGCGGCGCGCGACATGTGCATTGCCCTGGGCGAGTTTCTCCGGCAGAGTCTTCGGCTGGGAGGATTGGCCGGGGTGCCGCTGCAGCAGGAGGTCGATCTGATGGCGCAGTACCTGGCCATCGAGCAGGTGCGGTTCGGGGAGCGGCTGCAGGTGCAGGTCGACGTGGATCCCCGCGCCGGCAGCACGCTGGTGCCACCGTTGCTACTGCAGCCACTCGTCGAGAACGCCATCAAGCATGGAGTCGCCGGCTTGCTCGAAGGCGGTCTCGTCTCGATTGCCGCGCGGCGCGAATCGGACCGGTGCGTCGTGACGGTGGCCAACCTTTTCGATCCCGAAGGCACGCCACGCGCCGGCACCGGCACCGGGGTGCGCAACGTCCGTGATCGCCTCGCGATGCATTTCGGGGCGACGGCGTCGTTCGACGCGAGGGTCGAAGGCGACCGCTTCACCGTCACGTTGACGTATCCCTGCGAGCAGATCGCAGGGCGGGCAGGGGAGTGA
- a CDS encoding LytR/AlgR family response regulator transcription factor: MTTRPLQVLVVDDEALAREVAVEYLSQIEDVEVAGQCANGYEAVKAVSDAMPDVLLLDVQMPRLSGFDVLELIGAGPAVIFATAHDEFALKAFEVHAVDYLLKPFSQARLADAVTRARQRLAVRAGSPADELRVALRSVRVERILVRDGGKVFIVPVETLEYAQAQDDYVLLHSQGRRLLKEQPISSLEAQLDPARFVRIHRSWLINLTQLERVELEAKDRRVAVLRDGSRLPISRSGHQRLTDALGR, translated from the coding sequence ATGACGACACGTCCGCTGCAGGTGCTGGTTGTGGATGACGAGGCCCTGGCGCGCGAGGTGGCAGTCGAGTACCTGTCGCAGATCGAAGACGTCGAGGTCGCAGGGCAGTGCGCGAACGGCTACGAGGCCGTCAAGGCGGTGAGCGACGCCATGCCCGATGTGCTGCTGCTCGATGTGCAGATGCCCAGGCTCTCCGGCTTCGACGTGCTGGAACTCATCGGCGCTGGGCCGGCGGTGATCTTCGCCACGGCGCACGACGAATTCGCGCTGAAGGCATTCGAGGTCCACGCGGTCGACTACCTGCTGAAGCCATTCAGCCAGGCGCGACTCGCTGACGCCGTCACGCGGGCCCGTCAGCGTCTGGCGGTCAGAGCCGGTTCTCCGGCCGACGAGTTGCGGGTGGCCCTGCGATCGGTGCGCGTCGAGCGCATCCTCGTTCGTGATGGAGGCAAGGTCTTCATCGTCCCCGTGGAGACGCTCGAATACGCGCAGGCGCAGGACGACTACGTACTCCTGCACTCGCAGGGCCGGCGGTTGCTCAAGGAACAGCCGATCAGCAGTCTCGAAGCCCAGCTCGATCCGGCCCGCTTCGTGCGCATCCACCGGTCGTGGCTGATCAATCTGACTCAACTCGAGCGCGTCGAACTCGAAGCCAAGGACCGAAGGGTCGCCGTCCTGCGAGACGGCAGCCGGCTCCCCATCAGCCGGTCGGGCCACCAACGGTTGACCGACGCCCTCGGAAGGTAG
- a CDS encoding LiaF transmembrane domain-containing protein: MSVRHCATNRTHSVLTGVMLVLSGVALLGALRGWWDIERYRAFWPLVFLLPATSRLVGPERSLVAALAWAGVAALLVSLNLGYVQLRLRDLVPLLLVALGARLLYRSRARLGGTR; the protein is encoded by the coding sequence ATGAGCGTCCGTCACTGCGCGACCAATCGTACGCATTCGGTGCTGACCGGCGTCATGCTCGTGCTGAGTGGGGTGGCGCTGCTGGGGGCCCTGCGCGGCTGGTGGGACATCGAGCGGTACAGGGCCTTCTGGCCCCTGGTGTTCCTGCTGCCCGCTACCAGTCGCCTGGTGGGGCCCGAGCGAAGCCTGGTGGCGGCGCTGGCCTGGGCTGGAGTCGCCGCACTCCTGGTGTCGCTCAACCTCGGGTACGTCCAATTGCGGCTGCGGGATCTCGTACCGCTGTTGCTGGTGGCCCTCGGCGCGCGCCTTTTGTACAGGTCCCGGGCGCGCTTGGGAGGGACGCGATGA
- a CDS encoding LiaF transmembrane domain-containing protein, with product MRRERRRSGGQALAGLVLLTIGSLLFAQNLDLFEVRQYWRYWAVLPLGVGLLKLFTAQSRGDQAFGIFLTCLGAGQLAKVLGYWSPGPADIAAVTLIVVGTFMIGRGVFGRPEPDVSKDSSDSISAFAMLAGFERSNNSQDFRGGDLTAVMGGCEIDLRQASLRAPASIDIFVMWGGVEIRVPDDWTVDLQGTPLLAGFVDKTRPPALATEKRLIIRGVALMGGVEIKN from the coding sequence ATGAGGCGCGAGCGGCGACGCTCCGGCGGGCAGGCGCTGGCCGGGCTGGTGCTCCTGACGATCGGGTCGCTGTTGTTCGCGCAGAACCTCGACCTGTTCGAGGTACGCCAGTACTGGCGCTACTGGGCAGTGCTGCCACTCGGCGTCGGGCTGCTGAAGCTGTTCACGGCACAGTCACGCGGCGACCAGGCGTTCGGCATCTTCCTGACCTGCCTCGGCGCCGGACAACTGGCCAAGGTGCTGGGATACTGGTCCCCTGGTCCGGCCGACATCGCTGCCGTCACGCTCATCGTCGTCGGTACCTTCATGATCGGCCGCGGTGTCTTCGGCCGTCCCGAACCTGACGTCAGCAAGGACTCGAGCGATTCGATTTCCGCGTTTGCCATGCTGGCCGGCTTCGAGCGCTCCAACAACTCCCAGGACTTCCGGGGCGGTGACCTGACCGCGGTGATGGGCGGATGCGAGATCGACCTGCGCCAGGCCTCGCTGCGTGCGCCGGCGAGCATCGACATCTTCGTCATGTGGGGCGGCGTGGAGATTCGCGTGCCCGACGACTGGACCGTCGATCTCCAGGGCACACCGCTGCTGGCGGGGTTCGTCGACAAGACGCGTCCCCCCGCGCTGGCGACCGAGAAGCGATTGATCATTCGCGGCGTGGCCCTCATGGGCGGCGTGGAAATCAAGAACTGA